In one window of Lewinella sp. 4G2 DNA:
- a CDS encoding DUF2237 family protein, whose translation MTKNVLGTPLIACCTDPMTGFYRDGICNTGPTDSGRHVVCAIMTEDFLTFTKSRGNDLSTPRPEYQFPGLRPGDGWCLCALRWKEAYDAGHAPFVKLEATHEKALEYVDFEALLEYKLVVEK comes from the coding sequence ATGACCAAAAACGTACTCGGCACCCCACTCATCGCTTGCTGCACGGACCCCATGACCGGCTTTTACCGCGACGGCATCTGCAACACGGGGCCCACCGACAGCGGCCGCCACGTCGTATGCGCCATCATGACGGAAGACTTCCTCACCTTCACCAAATCCCGGGGCAACGACCTTTCGACGCCGCGTCCGGAATATCAATTCCCTGGCCTACGCCCGGGCGATGGCTGGTGCCTTTGTGCCCTCCGCTGGAAGGAAGCTTACGACGCCGGCCACGCGCCCTTCGTTAAATTGGAAGCGACCCACGAGAAAGCACTGGAGTACGTCGACTTCGAAGCGCTGCTGGAGTATAAGCTGGTGGTTGAAAAGTAA
- a CDS encoding carboxymuconolactone decarboxylase family protein: protein MATFQVPTRATVSEANQAIFDNLESGLGFVPNLYATYAHSKNALGNYLALSNAKTSLKAKEREAVNLAVSQVNECEYCLAAHTALGKMNGFTDEQILELRAGRASFDAKLDALVAFSRAVTINRGKPTADVTDAFLAAGFTQENLVDTIVLIGDKTISNYLHGVTQVPVDFPAAPALEEVYA, encoded by the coding sequence ATGGCTACTTTTCAAGTTCCCACCCGCGCAACCGTTTCTGAAGCTAATCAGGCGATTTTTGACAACCTGGAAAGCGGACTCGGTTTCGTCCCGAACCTCTACGCTACTTACGCCCACAGTAAGAACGCACTGGGTAATTACCTCGCCCTTTCCAACGCAAAAACCAGCCTGAAAGCTAAGGAGCGCGAAGCCGTGAACCTGGCCGTCAGCCAAGTCAATGAATGTGAATACTGTTTGGCTGCCCACACTGCGCTGGGCAAAATGAATGGGTTTACCGACGAACAGATCCTGGAACTCCGGGCCGGCCGGGCTTCCTTCGATGCAAAACTCGACGCATTGGTGGCCTTCTCCCGCGCCGTAACCATTAACCGCGGTAAGCCGACGGCGGACGTCACCGACGCCTTCCTGGCCGCTGGATTTACGCAGGAAAACCTGGTGGATACCATCGTTTTGATCGGCGACAAGACCATCTCCAACTACCTACACGGCGTAACGCAAGTACCCGTTGACTTCCCCGCCGCGCCAGCCCTGGAGGAAGTGTATGCGTAA
- a CDS encoding 3-phosphoshikimate 1-carboxyvinyltransferase — protein MLTLSYPGGPLKGQIQLTGSKSIANRALIIRALTEEHFPIHRLAAADDTVRLERLLASTDKVLDAGPAGTTFRFLTGYLSRRPGHQVLTGSQRMKERPIGILVDALRTLGAEIEYTENESYPPLRIGQSRLDATHELTIAADTSSQYISSLLMLAPTLPKGLRLTLEGEIVSVPYIKMTLSLMQYFGVAHEWEGQTIVVPPQAYQAKEFTVEADWSAASYYYSLAALATEGADIQVDGLFAESVQGDSVVAKLYERFGVQSTFNSTGVHITKAAGTPAPEFFEQDFVECPDIAQTLMATCAGLGVQGLYSGLQTLFIKETDRVKAMKTEMGKLGIALYKIPAKMSGKSGIQYFGQEGKATFTDTPPEFATYHDHRMAMAMAPLALLSPLRIADPEVVGKSYPDFYTDLEKLGILSTAE, from the coding sequence ATGCTTACTCTTTCCTACCCTGGTGGCCCGCTGAAGGGGCAAATTCAACTGACAGGATCTAAATCCATTGCCAACCGTGCGCTGATCATTCGGGCGCTCACGGAAGAGCATTTTCCCATTCATCGTTTAGCGGCGGCCGACGACACCGTGCGGCTGGAGCGACTACTAGCTAGCACTGACAAAGTGCTTGATGCTGGCCCGGCCGGTACGACCTTCCGTTTTTTAACGGGGTACCTCAGCCGCCGACCCGGCCACCAGGTACTGACGGGTAGCCAACGCATGAAGGAACGGCCAATCGGAATCCTGGTAGATGCCTTACGCACGTTGGGAGCGGAGATTGAATACACCGAAAATGAGAGTTACCCCCCTCTCCGTATTGGCCAGAGCAGACTCGATGCTACCCACGAACTGACCATTGCCGCCGATACGAGTAGCCAGTACATATCCAGTTTGTTGATGCTGGCGCCCACGTTGCCGAAAGGTCTTCGTCTTACTCTAGAGGGCGAGATCGTCAGCGTTCCCTACATCAAGATGACGCTGTCGTTGATGCAGTATTTTGGGGTAGCGCACGAATGGGAGGGGCAGACTATCGTGGTCCCCCCTCAAGCTTATCAAGCCAAGGAATTTACGGTGGAAGCTGATTGGTCTGCCGCCAGCTATTACTACAGCCTGGCCGCGCTGGCAACGGAGGGAGCGGACATCCAGGTAGACGGCTTATTCGCCGAGAGTGTGCAGGGAGATTCAGTGGTGGCTAAACTCTACGAACGTTTTGGCGTACAGTCCACCTTCAATAGTACCGGTGTACACATCACTAAGGCTGCTGGTACGCCCGCGCCGGAGTTCTTTGAGCAGGATTTCGTAGAGTGCCCGGACATTGCCCAAACCCTAATGGCCACCTGCGCGGGCCTGGGCGTGCAGGGATTGTACAGTGGTTTGCAGACGCTCTTCATCAAGGAGACCGATCGCGTTAAGGCCATGAAGACTGAAATGGGTAAGTTGGGAATTGCCCTTTACAAGATCCCGGCCAAGATGTCTGGAAAATCCGGTATCCAGTACTTCGGGCAGGAGGGGAAGGCCACCTTTACGGATACGCCACCCGAGTTTGCTACCTACCACGATCACCGGATGGCTATGGCTATGGCTCCACTGGCACTCCTGAGCCCACTCCGGATTGCCGACCCGGAAGTGGTGGGGAAGTCCTATCCTGATTTCTATACGGATCTGGAGAAGCTGGGGATCTTGAGTACGGCGGAGTAG